In a genomic window of Trichoderma atroviride chromosome 4, complete sequence:
- a CDS encoding uncharacterized protein (EggNog:ENOG41) produces MAPKNDFELLKETGQGTLFAIKKDDPGLKYIAQPFGVLKGSDVEGADKQKAIDEASAFYNLFHSSKIGSAIAQIFNHENIISIAGHIKTHPVAKSSECAHLEEYIVWDYCDASNLSALFQSKPSESTEFYLPESVCWHVLTSLLNAITYLHDGKRLFLDTEASGGAKKMWASVDQDWLPILHRAIEPRNIFFQRPRGIETYGMCKLGNFEHAVVTNHVITHDGGDVADKDEVSRAMAPYRGMEALDATRQQLLESAETSTAENRPYTVADELFAIGSVIFTMMTGRQPAINTDSYLAAAQYSNELKAVARYLLDLHSGETHVDSVLPTTMAVTEQYQQWKLHSEEGRLYKDIEDDMAARCGAKTRMETHS; encoded by the exons ATGGCACCCAAAAATGACTTTGAGCTGCTTAAAGAGACGGGTCAAGGCACTTTGTTCGCCATCAAAAAAGACGATCCTGGCCTGAAATACATTGCTCAGCCCTTTGGCGTTTTGAAAGGCTCCGACGTTGAAGGCGCCGACAAGCAAAAAGCCATTGACGAAGCATCTGCATTCTACAACCTCTTCCACAGCTCGAAAATCGGCTCGGCCATCGCGCAAATCTTCAACCACGAAAACATAATCTCCATCGCCGGCCACATAAAGACGCATCCCGTGGCGAAAAGTTCAGAGTGCGCACATCTTGAGGAGTACATTGTATGGGACTATTGCGATGCTTCAAACCTCAGCGCTCTTTTCCAAAGCAAGCCCTCTGAGTCTACCGAGTTTTACCTGCCAGAGTCAGTCTGCTGGCATGTCTTGACGTCGCTTCTCAACGCCATCACGTACCTCCACGATGGAAAGAGACTGTTTCTAGATACAGAGGCATCGGGAGGGGCAAAGAAGATGTGGGCATCTGTGGATCAAGATTGGCTTCCGATCCTGCACCGGGCGATTGAGCCGAgaaacatcttcttccagcgcCCTCGCGGCATTGAGACGTATGGGATGTGTAAGCTGGGCAACTTTGAGCACGCAGTGGTGACGAACCATGTGATTACacatgatggaggagatgtCGCGGATAAAGATGAAGTCAGCAGGGCAATGGCCCCGTATCGTGGAATGGAGGCTTTGGATGCGACGCGCCAACAGTTGCTTGAAAGCGCTGAGACGTCCACTGCG GAGAACCGCCCTTATACCGTCGCCGATGAACTGTTTGCCATTGGGTCCGTCATATTCACCATGATGACCGGCCGGCAGCCAGCCATCAACACCGACAGCTATCTGGCAGCGGCGCAGTACTCGAACGAATTAAAAGCCGTAGCACGATACCTGCTCGACTTGCACTCCGGCGAGACACACGTGGACAGCGTCCTGCCGACAACCATGGCCGTGACGGAGCAGTACCAGCAGTGGAAGCTTCACAGCGAAGAGGGCAGGCTGTACAAGGACATTGAAGACGACATGGCGGCGAGATGCGGCGCAAAGACAAGGATGGAGACGCACAGCTAA